GCATGCCGAAAGACATGTCGGCCCgtcgtgaaaaaaaaaatacaacggAATATGATTCTTTgtttactggttgggaaccagtagCCAGACTGTATGCAGATTTGAAAAGATTGCGCTCGAAAGATGaatgattttataaatgaatgATTCATTCAGAACAGCTTATTTACTCGTTCTTTAAACCTGTAGATGCTTTGCTCCTCATCTCTGTCGGTTCAAGCGCTGTTCATGAcgccatgtgaggaagccatccgtcTGGGCTGAGAGAGGTCGATGGTTCTATCAAGATGTCCACCAATACCAGCAAAAATGCAAAGATGGGATCCTAGGCTCTTAACAAGCCTCTACCATTTAAATAAGACTTAAACTGTATTTCGttttgacaaaacaaacaaatgtggaACATTATCAAGTGCGACCAACCGTTTCCACCGAAGCTTAAATTCACACCGTATACAAGAATTCAAGGATGATGTTATTGCCTTTGGATCacatgtttattaattttctccACGACTACGGCAATATTCTGCTTATACAGCCGCTCATTGCTCAGGTCTATGTAACTCAGTCTGGCCAGAATCTTGCGGATTTGATCTGGAGCACTCTCTATAGGAGAGAACCGCAATAACACGGGTATTATAGGCTTATTGAAAGTCTCTGCAAGCATTAAGTCTTTTTTACAGTTATCACTTTGCAAATATTTTGGCGTGATACAAGTAAGCACCACGGAGGAAGATTTCATGTTACGTTGTATCAGTGACTGCAGGGTATCGCTACTGCCGTCATGTGCTGCCGTACTGCTCCGACCACTCTTACTGCTGTGTGTACGGTTTGGTTGCGGCGCCATATTGATATCAGCCCAGCAGTTCAATCCATTGGCTTCAAGAACTCGTTTGATGTCCTCTACCTTAGCTTGCATGTCCCACTGATAACTGATGAATACTTTGGGCTCACCGTCTCCGATGTACATGTTCTGCATCCCATCTGTAAACATAGTTATTTCCATACAACAAAACTTTGCAATAACGTATATTTCAGATGAATTTgattggtcaaaatgaaataatctcTAAAATATCTTTTCAAACATGTGAATGTTCTAGAGGCGTTTGGTGAAAATATATACTGACGTGTATGTCGCAAACCTAGCCTCACTGTTAAGTAGTGTACTAATAGAATGCTGATCAAAATTAACATTCGGCAATGGGGTTTTAACTATAAACGAGGGGGTGGGGTGTGTGTTTATTCTGCTTATCTTCAGGTAATGTACATGTTTATCACTTAGTGCAACAAATCATCCCTTAGCGACTTATAAACttataatttattttactgaAGTGAAAGCTTAATTAGGTGTGAACAAATACATTAATATGTCAACTTGAAGGACACAGTGTAAAATGTGTATTAAGGCAAAAGCGAAAAGAATCTTTTACTTCTTGAGTATGCCAGTGCTTCTAGCGGCTTCAGCCCATCCGCcattttgttaaggtatgctTGCTCTAACACGACGCCAGGAACCCGACGGAGCGGCTTGATATGGTGCTCGAGCACGTCCAGACTCTCGTTGTACATCTTCGTCTCAAAATCTATTGCTGGACAGTCACCTGGAAACAATGACATAAATGTACATTACAAGCAGGCGACCATTTCATAGGTCGGCCTGGTCAGGCTAGAACTAGAACAAAATCGTTACACCTGACACGATATTAAACTTAATTAAGTCAGTCTATTGCTTCTCAATTAAAATTTATAGATTGTATATTTCTATGAACTGGTTTCGCATTCAAAGCATGCAAGTACAGTCGACCTCGTAGTCGCGACATTCGCGGCCAAGTACTTAAAAGCTTCCGAACTAAGTAGCagacaaatacaaaatatgtaaattttttgTGTATTAAATATTATAAGTAAATATTTACCGTTAACACATATTTAGTAGAGTGTACCAATAAAAGGTATGACGCTGACACCTTTTCAACAATAATCACTTCAAGTGCTTGTGGCGGAAGCCCaaattaattattatacattAAGCAGTAATAGACCTGGGTGATTTTAATGCCAAAATGCAATCTGAAGTGTTTGACATTTTATTGATAAGTCAACGTGAAGAGGTCGCAATGACAATGAAATATAATCAGGAAAGactattcaaatatttatttgaatatcatAGGATTCTGCTAACATAATTTCAGGGCGACGGAACCAAGGTCACTATTTAACTTAACAAACCCTGTCTAGAGAGTTTTTGGTAGGGTTCTTAAAGAATATACAATTAATGCATAGACGTATATTTTAAAAACTGGCAGTGCTCACCTAAAACAGCTTTGAGTGAAGGTCTTAACGTCGGCCAAATGTTTTTGAAGACGGCAGAAACAAGCTTCTTGCCCAGCCAGTCGGCAAATAAGACCTCGTGAAACACGAACGGTGATGACGAAGCTGCTTCGGTTATTAAGACAACCACGTGGGTCGCTGTCGCCATCTGGGGACCGTTAATCTCGAGAAACTCTTCTTTCGATTTTCCCAGTTTTATACTGTCGTGGTGAATTACCTATAGGAGAAACAAGTgtgtttaatttaatttctgagagaaaaaaaaagtttactaaATAAAAAGTTTCGTAATGAATAGAGAGAATGCGTATTCAACAGGTGTTCATATAGTATACATGTAATCCCGAAATTTTAGTGCTATATATACCTTTGTAGAACAATATCGATGAAAAACCtggaatatattttacaaaatacaaaatgtatgttatttcaaGCAGGTAAAATTTACCATGAGGCTTGCCTAGCTGGAATGGCAATGTTAGCTTCAGAACATGTGGAGGGACTCTTTTCATCAACGTAGTAATGGGACGCCTACTTAAGATAAAAGTTCAAACTGGTAAAAAAGTGAAATCTGGCAATATCATAGTTTTGTTACATGAACAAGTCTTATATAGGTTTTTCAAGTGTTTGGTAATCATAAACACCCAAATATAAACGCATATAAAATTTCAGTGTTCTGAAGTTGACATGCATAACTGAAAAATTAACATAAGAAACTTTTAGCATAACCGAACACGTATGAAATCTCAACCTCTTGTGAAAGTAACATCGTACAGATCTTTGTCAGTTACCAATCAGACTAGAATAAAGTGAAACATGAACAAATATGTTGATTTCAAATAGGGATGGAACTACTTTCGCTGTATTGTGAATGTTATGCTGTTTGGTCCATCATTGTTTTATCCCAGTAGATTGGTACGAGCGAAAGTACGATAAAAGGATACAAGAACGCAGGGATacgatgcgatggtacgatgatacgacgGGAAATCGCAAAAATACGGGGCGAAGGCACGATATTAATACACCGCTTTTACGTCGTGTTTTCAAGTTTTTGCATCGTCTTATCGTAATATCACTCCTCGACGTGCATCATCGTAATATCACACCTCGACGTGAAAGCAATATTACGATTAGAAAGCACACCATCGTACTTTTGTAATATCGCCCTCAGAAGTGCGAAAATGAGTTATTCATACTGCATACCATCGCACTGTCGCCCTCACCAGTCTACAGGGCAAAACAACGAAGGCCTTAAAGTAACACAGTATTTGTGGAACATGTTAAATGCTATTGAACAAACAACTTGAATGTTACAAAAGCAAGAATATGTTGATTTCACACATGAACAATATCTAGAGTAAAGGTAACAAAAAGCTgaaattatttgttgttgttttttaaatgtaaaaaaccAGCACCATTTCGctacaaaattaaaatgcatGTTGCATGACTATACTTTATCATTTTAGTATACACAGACTATAAACAGAAGATGAAATGTAAATTTAATCATAATGTACAGATTTGAAACTACCATACAAACGTGACAAAAACAACTAGGAAAGAGACACAATCCCAGAATAAACGGGAAATTCTGACTATAAAAGAGTAACTATCAAACATGTAAAAGAGTAACTATCAAACATGTAAAGCAAAGAGTCTATAGGCATTAAACATCACGCCGCGGCAGTGGCCACGCATGCGGCTGTGTGACATTCGCGCTAAAACGGGACATTCGCGCTGAAACGGACATCGCGGTAAAACATGTATCGGTACACGCGGAAAAATAATGAATACGCGGTAGGCCACACACCCGTAGCAGAGGCCGCGAAAAATGGAAGTTGAATTAGCGACAAATACCACGATATATATGGTATGAGTTACGTTATGACAATAAAAGAGAAAGAGATAGATGAAGGGAGGGAATGCTATATATATTCATGACTATAAGTTTACAAGCGATAGTCTTCTCCGTGTTGGATACCTTGCCATCCTTTGGAAACTGTCGACAGAAATACAAATACGTATGATATTCTAGTACATATATTTCACTAAAATGAAAGAGCAGTTTAAACAAATACACTCCAAATATTGCACGGAAGCATAAGTGTACATTTTGATTTCAGAGTTTGCAATTGATTCCTCAGAGTTTGCAACTGATTCCTCAGAGTTTGCAATTGATTCCTCAGAGTTTGCCTCGATTCCATGTAAGATATATTCTTAATCAATGTATGTAATAATGTATGATTTCAAGTATCATAGAATTGTATATTGTGTATTGACCTACTAACATATGGGTGACAGTTTAACGCTGAAAAGGCTGAAATAAAAATTCTGAAGATTTGAGTTGTTTTACGCAGTCACAAATggaattttttatcatttctctaTTGTCGTTTATTGCAATTTTGAAAGTGTCACATGTGTGTAAACTGCTCTCTTCCATGACAGATTATGTAGGCCTATTCCAAGATAAGAGTATATCAATATTTACTTTGTTTTTTGAAAGCAAATGTATTCTTGACATGtgcaaataattatgtttgattAAACATTCTGATATATAAGACTTCGATacataaatttgcattttatataCGATCCACTTTGATAGACGCCTTACCAAGCCTCCATTCAATTTTTCCCCCTATTCAGTTTGGGGACCCTTTATATTGAATTAAGATATATCATATTACAAGTTTCAATTTTGAATTCATTTGATTTAGGTTTATTTACATAATAATGTCTAAAATGTTACCATTGTAGCACTATAAAGTTAACTTATgttcatatatgagccgtgccatgagaaaatcaacatagtgggtttgcgaccagcatggatccagaccagcctgcgcatccgcgcagtctggtcaggatccatgctgttcgctaatggtttctctaattacagtaggctttaaaagcgaacagcgtggatcctgaccagactgcgcggatgcgcaggctggtctggatccatgctggtcgcaaagccactatgttggttttctcatggcacggctcatatacttttgtttttcataaaatggtacTGATTAATATTTTAGGTCCACTTACAGACTATTTCTAATTCTCTTTTCATTAAAATCCTTAATAATTTCCctcatattttgttcattttaaatataGTCATCGACATTCTGATTAAAAATAACctataaaatgtactttatttagtttgtttgaaattaattgcattctctatttaaaaaaaaaatgcaaaaaaaaaaaatcaaaaattatataaattgttaAAAGTCATTGGAATAATATTAGTGTTCGGCGATTACACATTTCCATATAAGAATCGCTAACAATACACATCGGtacaatttttgaaatttgactTTTCATTACAATTTCAGCTAAAATTGTccaaaaatgttcttaaaatgtgGGCTATTTTCCATAGACGTACTTTTTTGCTCCGCCATCAAGTTGCAAATCTCAGTAAGGTTTGGTATATTCTGAGTCAGTGTATCTGATATTTTCCATGGGAAAAATGTTATAAAGAAACTTCTGAAGAAATTTTTAAAccacaataaatttaaaaaaaattattttaatgttaacctaCTATAttaataagatatatatatatatatatctttttaaagcTGAAACTAGAACAGCTGATTTTGAATACGTTCTTATAATCACTTactgataaaatctgtaaatccatataatgaaaataacattatatacCAACAATTATTTCGCTAGCTACTTACAATCGGATTAAAATAATCCGAAATATTTTtaatcctttcaaaatttgactTTCAAATTTGTTAGTCAGTATTCGCTGAAATTATTAACTTAATACATGTCGTCCCTGATTTAGTAACGATTTTCAtcttaaatatttaatgttatgGAAGATTACACATCGTTGTCATAATCTGTAATAGTAATCtacaaaacataatacatgtatacatgtagcCCTGGCCATCTAGTGACAGTCACACTTTATATTCTTGTCTATCAAAAACACACCCCAATAATCAtgttaatatatttctttaaaatttctgcaccctatatttattcttttattttgtccaTTCTTGTTTAATGATTTTCCATGTGCATAGCCCTTTTATGTCAAGTCATTGCATTGTAAGAGAGGAAACCATTGCGGACCCTTTCAATGTAACAATGGAAATTGTAAAATTTGCCGCGGCTTTCAGTCATGTCTAAAACAGAGTCCTGTATGTGACATCGATTGTAATAAAAAGAACTGTTTGCGCAGAAATTCCATTACTTTAACAACTGCAAACATTATTTATCTTGTAGAAAAGCATGTCACTAAATGGATTATCCGATCTTGGACTGACAATGGAATAACTAGATCACGAAGGCAAGCAAATCCGGTTTGGGGAAAGTTCAATATCCTTTCAATTGATGATACAACGTTTATCAATGATTTCCATACAAGTCCAATCAATTTGTCATTCATATCCACTGGTTTCAATAGATATTTGGATACATACGCATTCATTAATTTCTGCCGGATAGGCAAGCCTATTATCAATATGGAAATTTTAACACATTTATAACGAATTAAATACATCTATATACTTCTAAAGGTAATTACTCTAAAGAAATCGAAATTGTCGTCACACCAAAAATAAGTACTTCCAGTTTCTAAGCATATTTGTATCCATGgcattaaaactggaaaaaacCTGCACCTTTcagttcttaatattttagctCAGTTACTCAGTCCCACCctctttaaaggcactggcctccagatcgtacgacaacaacaaaaataaggtATCAGGAAATAAATGCTACagttcttaagaaagctttggaacttaattactgacagaatCATATTCATATGAGAGTTGATTGTTTTACACGTAATTTTATTGCCGCCGCGGcccgagttcgattcccgacgcgggcattttttttcttgatttggcatttttaagatagtttagaaacaaaaaactcatattataatgttcataatataaccaaacttcaattttaaaggaagatcatttttagccaaaatctggaggttgAATGTTGAATTTACGTGGGTgcttatttttgtgtttttgtccATGACATTAATGCACTAAGTCAGAAATGTAGCAGTTCTATTGAAACCATATTGCAAGAGGTCAATGTAATAGAAAtcatcttttaaaagaaataatttgatAGGAATAACAGTGTTGTTTAGAGACATTTATTTTCATTCGGTATGTTTAAGAACATAATTAACTGTAATTTTGATGTCTGTGGGTATGGGGTAAACAATGTTATGGCTGAAATTTAATCGCTTTAAACagatcatttttatctcttttatgttttcaaaattcgATAAATCGATCGGTTTTACAACTATTTTATAATTTAACAAAGTAGGTCATTCCTCAGTGATATCGCTTTCGGTTAGACATTTCGTTTTTATTTCCATTACATGAGAAGAAATGCTGCAAAGTGGCTATAGCTAGTGATACCACGGGAAGGTACCTTGTACCATACAGAGTCCTTGCGTTGACTGATCTAACCGAATAACTTTGACCGTAAATTAGAAACATTTATCATTGTGTTTAAGCACTTACAGTACGTTTAAGCACTTAAAATCCCTGTTTAAATAAGAACCTACGGGGAATTTATCAAGCATGTAGATTACAGATAGATAGTTCATTGTTCAAGTATATACATTAACAATACCTTTAAACTGATAGAATACAAATCATAATTTATACATACAACGAATGCCATATTTTATAATGTTGAAGATTTGTTGAAAGATTTTATAACTTAAAACCGATagatgttttagattttttatgttaTGTGCTTAACAGGAGTGAAGCATGCGCTATATACACCCTAAATGAGGTTCTTGAAAATCGCTTAAGGAGATTGTACGCCCAAGAAAAAGTATTAAGGAACTATTGAAACACATCTGTAAATCGTATCAATAAGTGTTTACTTAGTGCCTTACAGTCGTATTTTTATAAGGTTTATATTTACCTTTACATTAGTCATTTTTGAGTAATCATTTTTAAGTTTACTTATCTCTAAAGCCTACCATTGCAGACAGCTGTTTCATTAACATTTTCAGacaatatgaaaatacaaatttcgCTTTGTATACCTGCAGATTCTTCTTCCTCAGATCCATTTTCATATTCTGTGCGAGCCTAACGTCCGCCGGGTCGTAAATCATATACACAACGTCTGGTTTAGGTCGCTGGGATCGAGCCCGCAGGTGCCAGTTGTCGGGTATCTTGTGTTCTTTGTCCAAAGTCAACAAAATACTCTGCATTATTTTCTTCCTGACCACCCTACTGTCTATACCTAGTTGACTAATCATGTCGTGATCTGTGAGTGACATTAATAAAAACCCATCCACCATATTTTCCGCCAGACTCTGTCGGTAAAATTCTTTGATCCCAAGTTTATATAACCACTCTTGTAAGTCACTAGTGTCCCACTggcatattttctttttcttataatTTCCTGTGAATTCATTGTCCAGAGAAGTTATTTGTAAAGGAAGGTTCATCAACGCGTATTTTTCCAAGCTCTCCATGATAGTGCCGATCACTACTGAAGTTTTTTCGGCTAGACTTAATTTAGAGTAATCTCCTGTCACGTCTACAGCTTGTTTCATCATGGGAATAAATTCTTTCGGGGGCTCTGATTTTTGTATCGAACTGAACAAGATAGGAAATATTGCAACAGAATGGGGATTAGCTTTAGTCCGTTCTAGCAAGGTCTTACCTTCGTACACTGACACGGGACATAGAAAGTAATTAtctgacaaaaacaaaatagcCGCCCGGCATTTTTCAACTGCTTCCATTCTCAATGAAAACCAGCACGGACTTCCCGTGTTTCCCTCATCCTTGTCAAACCATATATCCTCAGCTAGATTATTTTCCTTCAGCTGTTTGATTGTTTCAACAACAAATTTTCTTTCTACAAAACCCGCATCCGGTGAATAAGACACAAAAacacttttctttattttctttggtTTTTGCGATGGCTGTCCTGACGGTGTCTGCTGAGGATGAGATGCCGGCGACGGCGTTTGGTCTGTATTCGGTAATTTTATAACTTCCTGTCGTTTAGAGGTCGGTGGATTTTTTTCTTGCTTTCCATGGTGAGAAACAGCATTTGATACAGAATCGAACTGATCTATATCTTCAGGGTCCTTTCCTTCAATATCACCATGAATGTTTACATTAGAAGTTTCTCCCGCATCCGCGTTCCCAACACCATTTTCCGGTTGCTGCTGGTGATTACCACCTGTGTTTTCTTTGTCACGACTTCCGGAACGCTCTCCAGCGTCTTCTTCCGTCTGAGCATTCGGGTTTTCAGCCCCCGTCACTGCCATATCCCCGTTTACGTTATCCTTATTATTGTTTACGTCTCCCGATTGAGGAGCGGTGCCTTGTTGTTGTTCGTCCTTTTCCGGGTCCACAGCTGTTAAATTAACTTCCTCCGCAGTCCCGTTTTCGGGAACTATATTTTCACTGATTTGATCAGTCATATTGTTTACTCCATGGATTTATGTCTTGTCATAGTTAACATTAATATCATATTATTCTCTTCACGTATTGAACCACCTATATCCATGTACACATTTCTAAAGACGCGCATAGAAACCAAACATTCAATCGCTTATGTCGTTCGATATCTACTGTAGGTAAAGTTTATTACACTCCTGGGATATATTGTCAAATATGGTTCTTAAAAGTTTCAATAAACCCGATAAAATTCCAACTTTTAATGTAATGCATGATAATATTATTCATTAATGAGAAATTTTGTTGTCTGTCGTTTGAATATTGGATATTTTAAGCTATATCTTTTTTACCTTATTTGTTGAAAGGATTAACGTATACCTGATTAATGCGTTCACACGAACCTACCGATAAAAGACTTTTTGATAAACCATGATCAACTTAAGAGATTAGTTCAGCGCTTAAAACATTAATGATTTAAAGATCGAAAACAAAATCGTTACCAGAGACAGTAAAGTGAGTTATACATTAAAGGGAAGATAATTAATCGTCTCTAGTGACGATTCGAAATGACTTTGATAGGGGCCAAAATTAAGTTCAAGTTAAGGGTGCATTTTGAGATTACGACTTCTATACTCAGGGTCACATTTTATTCCCTTAGATGCCTAGATCTATATCTCTTCTACGCCTTAATGACTATGATCCGTTTGGTTTTTTAAGAGATATTTCCAAAAAATTGTGTAGGTTAATATGCTTTCTGAAtagtataatatataaataacacagACCAGCGAGGGTGATATGGGATACTGTCAACCTGAGAAAAGTAATAAAACCCGAAACGCTATATCCCATATTACCCTAGCAGGCCtgcattatttgttttattttacaccaaAAAACAAATCTTGAGAAATTACCAAACGAAAAAGTTACCATCTTAAATCATTTGTTTTCTCCGAAATGGAAGGACTCGTTAGGTTTAGGTGTGATGTTTATAAGCGTCTCAAATGCCTTGTGACCTCATTGTAACGCCTAACgtcaaagggtttttttaaacgAATATTACCGAGGATGTCATTAAAAAAATCGTCTTCTCCGTTACACCATCAAATCGTAGGAAGGGCTTTGGAAACGAATAACACCCGACCGGaagatattataattataaacgaTTATTACATCTTGATAGTGTTCGAAATTGAGTCTTTACTCGAGGTATAATAAAATGGATACAAACCTTTGAAGATTTTAGCGCAGGAATTTAAGCAAACAGTATTCTCGCAACCTTAGATGAAGTGAGGAAATTTCGGTTCAGTAGAACAAACTATATGTTAAAATAACAAAGTAGTAATGAAGTATATTATCAAGGAAAATTAtgaaagtttgtaaaatattAGCATTTTCGTAATTAGATATTCATTCGGTGTTTTGAGATCTACGTTTTacattatacaatgtatacaggCAAAGTTAAGAAAACAGTTTGTCAGAATATACCTATTGTAAAGTTTGCAACACCACGCTCTTCTATCTAcagaatgatttcacagttttacATTTGCGCAGTTTGCCGATTCCGTACGTTTGAATATAACAAGTTAAGGTGTTGTAAATAcagaaatttacatttttcttacatTGCCTTCcgtttgaaatgaaaaatgttttggtGACGCCATGGGCGATAAAcattcattttcaatttcttttcttcACAGGCTGAAGGTAGTGAGCAAGTTCCTTTATTCGATTCGTATATAATCTACTACAGTATACTACAATCACATATATaaatgtatggtggctgatttctaccAGTGTCGTTCTTTTGTACCCCcgccagaacgaaagaacgacgttttcacacttggcgttgtctcgttctgtcgttttcctcttttggcgttgtttcgttcccttGTTCTGGCGCACCCGacataacgaagaatgcaacgcgacagaacgaaagaacgacacttacAAACTTTGCCCCCaaaaaacgtcgtcttggcgttctgtcgttTGTGAGGATTAATAATAGTAGCTACCTGTACGCAAAGTACACAGCGGCATGGCCATCAATGGAAACAGAGAGGGATAAAAATGCAGTTTAAACAGTGATGGGACAGCCTAGAGTATACTTGTTATATAGCTTAACCCGTTCCGGTTGCTTGCCGGAAGATTTATTTACACTATACCAGCAAACTTTAAATATGACATTGCATGGGTTAGTGAACCATTGAATCTCCTAGCATTTGTCTTTTAACAACACTCTTCCTTACGTTTTGTCAGTTTGCATGGTAGAGGTTTCGAAATGATGACCGCTCGATCCAGATGCTTTTCAAGTGACTAAGAAATTCGTTAACTATTTTCATATGTTAGTATCGTAGAgtaaaaaacatcttttttttttcatttagacaATATGTCAATGGGCTtgatagtttttagctcgactactcgactatacgaagtatggaaaGCTGTCCTACTCcatccggcgtcggcgtccttccccgtccgcactttggttaaagttttggtgcactttctctttatctctgtaattacttgatggatttgtttcaaacttaaaataaatattcctcatcatcacccacatcaaatgacacaagagccataactcttgcaccaatatttcatgaattatcctcccTTTTGACTTCgaatttaaggtcaaagttttggtgca
The sequence above is a segment of the Mercenaria mercenaria strain notata chromosome 3, MADL_Memer_1, whole genome shotgun sequence genome. Coding sequences within it:
- the LOC123524677 gene encoding uncharacterized protein LOC123524677 isoform X2; translation: MTDQISENIVPENGTAEEVNLTAVDPEKDEQQQGTAPQSGDVNNNKDNVNGDMAVTGAENPNAQTEEDAGERSGSRDKENTGGNHQQQPENGVGNADAGETSNVNIHGDIEGKDPEDIDQFDSVSNAVSHHGKQEKNPPTSKRQEVIKLPNTDQTPSPASHPQQTPSGQPSQKPKKIKKSVFVSYSPDAGFVERKFVVETIKQLKENNLAEDIWFDKDEGNTGSPCWFSLRMEAVEKCRAAILFLSDNYFLCPVSVYEGKTLLERTKANPHSVAIFPILFSSIQKSEPPKEFIPMMKQAVDVTGDYSKLSLAEKTSVVIGTIMESLEKYALMNLPLQITSLDNEFTGNYKKKKICQWDTSDLQEWLYKLGIKEFYRQSLAENMVDGFLLMSLTDHDMISQLGIDSRVVRKKIMQSILLTLDKEHKIPDNWHLRARSQRPKPDVVYMIYDPADVRLAQNMKMDLRKKNLQVIHHDSIKLGKSKEEFLEINGPQMATATHVVVLITEAASSSPFVFHEVLFADWLGKKLVSAVFKNIWPTLRPSLKAVLGDCPAIDFETKMYNESLDVLEHHIKPLRRVPGVVLEQAYLNKMADGLKPLEALAYSRNGMQNMYIGDGEPKVFISYQWDMQAKVEDIKRVLEANGLNCWADINMAPQPNRTHSSKSGRSSTAAHDGSSDTLQSLIQRNMKSSSVVLTCITPKYLQSDNCKKDLMLAETFNKPIIPVLLRFSPIESAPDQIRKILARLSYIDLSNERLYKQNIAVVVEKINKHVIQRQ
- the LOC123524677 gene encoding uncharacterized protein LOC123524677 isoform X1, whose amino-acid sequence is MTDQISENIVPENGTAEEVNLTAVDPEKDEQQQGTAPQSGDVNNNKDNVNGDMAVTGAENPNAQTEEDAGERSGSRDKENTGGNHQQQPENGVGNADAGETSNVNIHGDIEGKDPEDIDQFDSVSNAVSHHGKQEKNPPTSKRQEVIKLPNTDQTPSPASHPQQTPSGQPSQKPKKIKKSVFVSYSPDAGFVERKFVVETIKQLKENNLAEDIWFDKDEGNTGSPCWFSLRMEAVEKCRAAILFLSDNYFLCPVSVYEGKTLLERTKANPHSVAIFPILFSSIQKSEPPKEFIPMMKQAVDVTGDYSKLSLAEKTSVVIGTIMESLEKYALMNLPLQITSLDNEFTGNYKKKKICQWDTSDLQEWLYKLGIKEFYRQSLAENMVDGFLLMSLTDHDMISQLGIDSRVVRKKIMQSILLTLDKEHKIPDNWHLRARSQRPKPDVVYMIYDPADVRLAQNMKMDLRKKNLQFPKDGKVIHHDSIKLGKSKEEFLEINGPQMATATHVVVLITEAASSSPFVFHEVLFADWLGKKLVSAVFKNIWPTLRPSLKAVLGDCPAIDFETKMYNESLDVLEHHIKPLRRVPGVVLEQAYLNKMADGLKPLEALAYSRNGMQNMYIGDGEPKVFISYQWDMQAKVEDIKRVLEANGLNCWADINMAPQPNRTHSSKSGRSSTAAHDGSSDTLQSLIQRNMKSSSVVLTCITPKYLQSDNCKKDLMLAETFNKPIIPVLLRFSPIESAPDQIRKILARLSYIDLSNERLYKQNIAVVVEKINKHVIQRQ